A DNA window from Drosophila biarmipes strain raj3 chromosome 2R, RU_DBia_V1.1, whole genome shotgun sequence contains the following coding sequences:
- the LOC108022932 gene encoding testis-expressed protein 9, producing MAELLSREKELFKINQELNLLTLSSAAEAMYPAKGSPGSTAVAVPRFATFQKHKGPSSLLRKKGVATAPTKSSPPGRDAASTARGATTSPQPDTNLLTKSKAPDWKQTKTAAAPTSPTSRFVSRFSTFTRDVSSKTATYVKYRNPNFSESPSLDELLRNDAEETARQKQDVVEVEVTQKRESTTVVNGQVKKQVTKDNFIKFLKAKVAILEEDHAHHAGELTRQKEQLELALEAQRKSENQRDQTISSNKHLTEQLMRAEHQCEDANRRQKERQQEFTTQQRELEQLKRDAKVSRQTTMNLENRLSRAQEDADTARLELRQLREEQRDQLEVQRKELKQRDSRIRALERQRADLLNAYKKQLYLIDNLKRQTTCLEQSAAIGFGEKEFNKVLEWNAKT from the exons ATGGCGGAGCTCTTGTCCCGCGAGAAGGAACTCTTCAAGATTAACCAGGAGCTCAACCTGCTGACCCTCAGTTCCGCCGCCGAGGCCATGTATCCGGCCAAAGGATCACCAGGGTCCACGGCGGTGGCAGTGCCTCGATTTGCCACCTTCCAGAAGCACAAGGGTCCGAGCAGCCTGCTCCGGAAGAAGGGAGTAGCCACGGCTCCCACGAAGTCCTCACCCCCAGGCAGAGATGCTGCTTCCACGGCCAGAGGAGCAACCACATCTCCCCAGCCCGATACGAATCTGCTGACCAAATCCAAGGCACCGGACTGGAAGCAAACGAAGACCGCTGCCGCACCCACCTCCCCCACCAGCCGCTTCGTGTCCCGGTTCAGCACCTTCACGCGGGACGTGAGCAGCAAGACGGCCACGTATGTCAAGTACCGGAACCCCAACTTCAGCGAGAGTCCCTCGCTGGACGAACTGCTGCGCAACGACGCCGAGGAGACCGCCCGGCAGAAGCAGGATGTCGTCGAGGTGGAGGTCACCCAGAAGCGGGAGAGCACAACCGTCGTCAACGGCCAGGTCAAGAAGCAGGTCACCAAGGACAACTTTATCAA ATTCCTCAAGGCCAAGGTGGCCATTCTAGAGGAGGACCACGCCCATCATGCCGGCGAGTTGACCCGCCAGAAGGAGCAGCTAGAACTGGCCCTAGAAGCCCAGCGGAAGTCGGAGAACCAGCGCGACCAGACGATCAGTTCCAACAAGCACCTCACCGAGCAACTTATGCGGGCCGAGCACCAATGCGAGGACGCCAACCGGCGGCAGAAGGAACGGCAGCAGGAGTTCACCACCCAACAGCGggagctggagcagctgaAGCGCGATGCCAAGGTGTCCAGGCAGACGACCATGAATCTGGAGAACAGACTGTCCCGCGCCCAGGAGGACGCGGACACGGCGCGCCTGGAGCTCAGGCAGCTGCGCGAGGAGCAGCGCGACCAGTTGGAGGTGCAACGCAAGGAGCTAAAGCAGCGGGACAGCCGGATCCGGGCCCTGGAGCGCCAGCGGGCGGACCTGCTCAATGCCTACAAGAAACAGCTCTACCTTATCGACAACCTGAAGCGGCAGACCACCTGCCTGGAGCAGTCGGCGGCCATCGGGTTCGGCGAGAAGGAGTTCAACAAGGTGCTCGAGTGGAACGCCAAGACGTGA
- the LOC108022933 gene encoding neuropeptide SIFamide has protein sequence MALRFTLTLLLVTILVSAILLGSSEAAYRKPPFNGSIFGKRNSLDYDSAKMSAVCEVAMEACPMWFPQNDSK, from the exons ATGGCTCTGCGATTCACGCTCACTCTGCTCCTGGTCACGATCCTGGTCTCGGCCATTCTACTGGGCTCCAGTGAGGCCGCCTACAGGAAGCCTCCCTTCAACGGCAGCATCTTCGGCAAGCGCAACAGCCTGG ACTACGACAGCGCCAAGATGAGCGCCGTTTGCGAGGTGGCCATGGAGGCGTGTCCCATGTGGTTTCCCCAAAACGAC